In Nicotiana tabacum cultivar K326 chromosome 11, ASM71507v2, whole genome shotgun sequence, a single window of DNA contains:
- the LOC107765938 gene encoding PHD finger-containing protein 1 isoform X1, with the protein MDSSKCGSGSGSGSASRTVCLTCGDEGDAKLLIYCFKCHDSAVHHYCLEIFSVDDDSIDWICWDCAPTVAKIEGLRKSERITVRKIHASDVRMEWRRKLNSCKLKAKRIDTAKHDAIGAVQSATTHSPFQVLQKEKPSFHETKENKDIGERCGDVCYSEQQIESVKAGNTPLVGKRQEAYCSTLNKEEGGMVERAQLRVNTFLRDPKSAQSPIEIGKQQDMRKRRRRFVVLDDDSGSEGKGGAIGGNFFSSLSVEHYFPLNNSYNEPERESANYLPALPVIEPIWRGCFIFDRESETSINIIAHISDKACEKAAKAAKGLPMNLDVKVLAKSDVWPKSFLRSPPTDNSIALYLFPELESDENAYDALLEEAIEDDLAMNATIDDLEILMFSSRELPQKDWRIRRKYYLWGVFRPKRRSRLNISTANFIAQTSSTQNAALSYQPDEMEGANTGSSPGQNFMSPLSVLEGVNSGRPRDHFASPLSSCSNSIFTKDSPCHPLSRLNSMERECGRNLDTKNQDVEQHDKCRIQASDIYVSTQGNGLVDEFGHFLEPFQLKSCLSFATKG; encoded by the exons ATGGATTCTTCCAAATGCGGGTCCGGGTCTGGGTCTGGTTCTGCTTCG aGAACTGTTTGTCTAACATGTGGGGATGAAGGAGATGCCAAGCTTCTTATATACTGCTTCAAGTGTCACGATTCTGCTGTACACCA CTATTGCCTAGAAATATTCTCTGTTGATGATGACAGTATCGATTGGATATGTTGGGATTGTGCTCCCACAGTTGCTAAGATTGAAGGGTTGAGAAAGAGTGAACGGATAACTGTGCGAAAGATTCATGCTAGTGATGTTCGAATGGAATGGAGAAGAAAGCTTAACAGTTGTAAACTAAAAGCTAAAAGAATAGATACGGCTAAACATGACGCAATTGGAGCAGTCCAATCAGCTACAACCCATAGTCCTTTTCAGGTTTTGCAAAAGGAGAAGCCTTCATTTCACGAAACTAAAGAAAACAAAGACATTGGAGAACGATGTGGAGATGTATGCTATTCGGAACAGCAAATTGAATCAGTAAAAGCAGGGAACACTCCACTAGTAGGAAAGCGCCAGGAGGCTTATTGTTCAACATTGAACAAAGAGGAAGGTGGAATGGTGGAAAGAGCTCAATTAAGAGTTAACACTTTTCTGCGAGATCCAAAAAGTGCTCAATCGcctattgaaattggaaaacagCAAGATATGAGAAAGCGAAGGAGGAGGTTTGTAGTTCTTGATGATGACAGTGGTTCTGAGGGAAAGGGTGGGGCAATTGGTGGAAATTTTTTTTCTTCACTCTCCGTTGAGCATTATTTTCCACTCAACAATTCATATAATGAACCTGAACGAGAATCTGCGAATTATTTGCCTGCACTGCCAGTTATTGAGCCCATTTGGAG GGGATGTTTTATCTTCGATAGAGAAAGTGAAACCAGTATAAATATCATAGCTCATATATCAGACAAAGCCTGTGAAAAGGCAGCTAAAGCAGCAAAGGGGCTTCCAATGAATCTTGATGTGAAAGTTCTGGCCAAGAGTGATGTATGGCCGAAGAGTTTCCTGAGGTCGCCACCAACAGACAACAGTATTGCTCTGTATCTCTTTCCCGAGCTTGAAAG TGATGAAAATGCTTATGATGCTCTGTTGGAAGAGGCAATTGAAGATGATCTCGCAATGAACGCCACGATTGATGACTTGGAGATCTTGATGTTTTCATCTCGTGAATTGCCACAGAAAGACTGGA GGATTCGTAGAAAATACTATTTGTGGGGCGTGTTTAGACCCAAGCGACGTTCACGTCTAAATATATCAACTGCTAACTTTATTGCACAAACTAGCAGCACCCAGAATGCAGCTCTGAGCTATCAACCTGATGAAATGGAAGGTGCAAATACGGGTAGTTCACCGGGCCAGAATTTCATGAGTCCCTTAAGCGTATTGGAAGGTGTGAATTCTGGCAGGCCTCGGGACCACTTCGCAAGTCCCTTGAGCTCCTGTTCTAACAGTATTTTTACAAAAGATTCTCCTTGCCATCCTTTGAGTAGACTCAATAGTATGGAACGCGAGTGCGGTAGGAATTTGGACACAAAGAACCAAGACGTTGAACAGCATGACAAATGCAGAATACAAGCATCTGATATTTATGTCTCTACACAAGGAAATGGACTAGTTGATGAGTTTGGTCACTTCTTGGAGCCTTTTCAATTGAAAAGTTGTCTTTCATTTGCAACTAAGGGGTAG
- the LOC142165786 gene encoding uncharacterized protein At4g02000-like, whose product MVKALNLGPWFIFENFLSVRKWEPKFVTQEATLTSTAIWIQLPQLPIEFYDQDILENVSRKLGKHLKIDQCTSSTLSERYDRICIQVPLKTQVETSAIIGDHKQAVIYEGEGTLCTVCGRIGHTSQICNY is encoded by the coding sequence ATGGTTAAGGCTCTAAACCTAGGCCCCTGGTTCATCTTTGAAAATTTCCTATCTGTACGAAAATGGGAACCAAAGTTTGTTACTCAAGAAGCCACTCTTACTTCTACTGCCATATGGATCCAGCTCCCTCAATTACCAATAGAGTTCTATGATCAGGACATCCTAGAGAATGTTAGTAGGAAGCTGGGTAAACATCTCAAGATAGACCAATGTACATCCTCTACTCTAAGTGAAAGATATGACCGTATTTGTATTCAAGTACCACTGAAAACCCAAGTAGAAACATCAGCAATAATAGGGGACCATAAGCAGGCTGTGATCTACGAAGGAGAGGGGACTCTGTGCACTGTTTGTGGCAGAATCGGGCACACTTCACAAATTTGCAACTACTGA
- the LOC107765938 gene encoding PHD finger-containing protein 1 isoform X2, producing the protein MHRTVCLTCGDEGDAKLLIYCFKCHDSAVHHYCLEIFSVDDDSIDWICWDCAPTVAKIEGLRKSERITVRKIHASDVRMEWRRKLNSCKLKAKRIDTAKHDAIGAVQSATTHSPFQVLQKEKPSFHETKENKDIGERCGDVCYSEQQIESVKAGNTPLVGKRQEAYCSTLNKEEGGMVERAQLRVNTFLRDPKSAQSPIEIGKQQDMRKRRRRFVVLDDDSGSEGKGGAIGGNFFSSLSVEHYFPLNNSYNEPERESANYLPALPVIEPIWRGCFIFDRESETSINIIAHISDKACEKAAKAAKGLPMNLDVKVLAKSDVWPKSFLRSPPTDNSIALYLFPELESDENAYDALLEEAIEDDLAMNATIDDLEILMFSSRELPQKDWRIRRKYYLWGVFRPKRRSRLNISTANFIAQTSSTQNAALSYQPDEMEGANTGSSPGQNFMSPLSVLEGVNSGRPRDHFASPLSSCSNSIFTKDSPCHPLSRLNSMERECGRNLDTKNQDVEQHDKCRIQASDIYVSTQGNGLVDEFGHFLEPFQLKSCLSFATKG; encoded by the exons ATGCAT aGAACTGTTTGTCTAACATGTGGGGATGAAGGAGATGCCAAGCTTCTTATATACTGCTTCAAGTGTCACGATTCTGCTGTACACCA CTATTGCCTAGAAATATTCTCTGTTGATGATGACAGTATCGATTGGATATGTTGGGATTGTGCTCCCACAGTTGCTAAGATTGAAGGGTTGAGAAAGAGTGAACGGATAACTGTGCGAAAGATTCATGCTAGTGATGTTCGAATGGAATGGAGAAGAAAGCTTAACAGTTGTAAACTAAAAGCTAAAAGAATAGATACGGCTAAACATGACGCAATTGGAGCAGTCCAATCAGCTACAACCCATAGTCCTTTTCAGGTTTTGCAAAAGGAGAAGCCTTCATTTCACGAAACTAAAGAAAACAAAGACATTGGAGAACGATGTGGAGATGTATGCTATTCGGAACAGCAAATTGAATCAGTAAAAGCAGGGAACACTCCACTAGTAGGAAAGCGCCAGGAGGCTTATTGTTCAACATTGAACAAAGAGGAAGGTGGAATGGTGGAAAGAGCTCAATTAAGAGTTAACACTTTTCTGCGAGATCCAAAAAGTGCTCAATCGcctattgaaattggaaaacagCAAGATATGAGAAAGCGAAGGAGGAGGTTTGTAGTTCTTGATGATGACAGTGGTTCTGAGGGAAAGGGTGGGGCAATTGGTGGAAATTTTTTTTCTTCACTCTCCGTTGAGCATTATTTTCCACTCAACAATTCATATAATGAACCTGAACGAGAATCTGCGAATTATTTGCCTGCACTGCCAGTTATTGAGCCCATTTGGAG GGGATGTTTTATCTTCGATAGAGAAAGTGAAACCAGTATAAATATCATAGCTCATATATCAGACAAAGCCTGTGAAAAGGCAGCTAAAGCAGCAAAGGGGCTTCCAATGAATCTTGATGTGAAAGTTCTGGCCAAGAGTGATGTATGGCCGAAGAGTTTCCTGAGGTCGCCACCAACAGACAACAGTATTGCTCTGTATCTCTTTCCCGAGCTTGAAAG TGATGAAAATGCTTATGATGCTCTGTTGGAAGAGGCAATTGAAGATGATCTCGCAATGAACGCCACGATTGATGACTTGGAGATCTTGATGTTTTCATCTCGTGAATTGCCACAGAAAGACTGGA GGATTCGTAGAAAATACTATTTGTGGGGCGTGTTTAGACCCAAGCGACGTTCACGTCTAAATATATCAACTGCTAACTTTATTGCACAAACTAGCAGCACCCAGAATGCAGCTCTGAGCTATCAACCTGATGAAATGGAAGGTGCAAATACGGGTAGTTCACCGGGCCAGAATTTCATGAGTCCCTTAAGCGTATTGGAAGGTGTGAATTCTGGCAGGCCTCGGGACCACTTCGCAAGTCCCTTGAGCTCCTGTTCTAACAGTATTTTTACAAAAGATTCTCCTTGCCATCCTTTGAGTAGACTCAATAGTATGGAACGCGAGTGCGGTAGGAATTTGGACACAAAGAACCAAGACGTTGAACAGCATGACAAATGCAGAATACAAGCATCTGATATTTATGTCTCTACACAAGGAAATGGACTAGTTGATGAGTTTGGTCACTTCTTGGAGCCTTTTCAATTGAAAAGTTGTCTTTCATTTGCAACTAAGGGGTAG